One Streptobacillus ratti genomic window carries:
- a CDS encoding Abi family protein: protein MEKPTKPFKSYHTQIKILKERGLIIKPTECKRVLQRENYYNIINGYKEIFLDKNSKEEKYLNGTTFDNIYSLYCFDEGLRNLFLKYILKFETLLKTKVSYFHSKYHNIKFNFFDVNNFQGNSSKITKLISTISNDINKNNIDNIKNSFSHYLNKHGELPLWVYFQKSNFGVVCYFFEVLKSDIKKEINDEINEEFKYNYKIKSNNIIDANKLENLAHFLNKYRNICAHNERLYFESGKRFKNKKFFLDYSKYTTQQYRGNIFDLLVVLKIFLLKKDFNKLIEEFEVILEELKVSLNNLPNIYSHIENSHLNIPKNWKELLLKFWL from the coding sequence ATGGAAAAACCAACAAAACCATTCAAAAGTTACCATACACAGATTAAAATATTAAAAGAACGTGGTCTAATAATTAAGCCAACAGAATGCAAAAGAGTTTTACAAAGAGAAAATTACTATAATATTATTAATGGTTATAAAGAAATATTTTTAGATAAAAATTCTAAAGAAGAAAAATATTTAAACGGAACAACTTTTGATAATATTTATTCCTTATATTGCTTTGATGAAGGATTAAGAAATTTATTTTTAAAATATATATTAAAGTTTGAAACTTTATTAAAAACAAAGGTTTCTTACTTTCATTCAAAATACCATAATATAAAATTTAACTTTTTTGATGTTAATAACTTTCAAGGTAATAGTTCAAAAATAACAAAGCTTATATCAACTATTTCAAATGATATTAATAAAAATAATATAGATAATATAAAAAACTCATTTTCTCATTATCTTAATAAACACGGTGAATTACCTCTTTGGGTTTATTTTCAAAAATCAAATTTTGGTGTAGTATGTTATTTTTTTGAAGTACTTAAATCTGATATAAAAAAAGAAATTAATGATGAAATAAATGAAGAATTTAAATATAATTATAAAATAAAAAGTAACAATATTATTGATGCCAACAAATTAGAGAACTTAGCACATTTTTTAAATAAATATAGAAATATTTGTGCTCATAATGAAAGACTGTATTTTGAATCTGGTAAAAGATTTAAAAATAAAAAATTTTTTTTAGATTATTCAAAATACACTACTCAACAATATAGAGGAAATATATTTGATTTATTAGTTGTTTTAAAAATATTTTTATTAAAAAAAGACTTTAATAAATTAATAGAAGAATTCGAAGTTATTCTAGAAGAACTTAAAGTGTCATTGAATAATCTTCCAAATATATATTCTCATATTGAAAACAGTCATTTAAATATACCTAAAAACTGGAAAGAACTACTGTTAAAATTTTGGTTATAA